A region from the Dehalococcoidia bacterium genome encodes:
- a CDS encoding FAD-dependent oxidoreductase encodes MSDAERYDVVIIGAGHNGTTAAAYLAKSGLSVCVLEERPECGGAQENTDLIAGVHIAPHAVGLYGGAAPGWEQLDLWKHGARMDWSAQKLSGEGFATGTLLGLLCKDGVSFAGGKDFEGWLTLSGVLGGFCQELLRATFWCPPHPSYVEVNAETVPFMQVYKERLPQVWTPELLEWDMFDLMDEYMETEPFKVFQAYIAWMSGAAGHFEGMGIPAFESVVASVLYTTGVVPMGGIHGYYHALIRCAIAHGAVFRTCCPVDEIIVKNGRAVGVLLRDNAAWGNKV; translated from the coding sequence ATGAGTGATGCAGAAAGGTACGACGTCGTCATCATCGGTGCCGGCCACAACGGCACTACAGCAGCAGCATACCTGGCCAAGAGCGGGCTGAGCGTCTGCGTTCTGGAGGAGAGGCCGGAGTGCGGCGGAGCGCAGGAGAATACCGACCTCATTGCCGGGGTGCACATCGCCCCGCACGCCGTGGGACTATACGGGGGAGCGGCACCAGGCTGGGAGCAGCTGGATCTGTGGAAGCACGGCGCTCGCATGGACTGGTCAGCCCAGAAGCTAAGCGGAGAGGGATTCGCCACTGGTACACTGCTGGGCCTGCTCTGCAAAGATGGAGTCTCTTTCGCCGGTGGAAAGGACTTTGAAGGCTGGCTCACGCTGAGTGGCGTCCTCGGCGGCTTCTGCCAGGAGCTGCTGCGCGCAACCTTCTGGTGCCCGCCACATCCATCGTATGTCGAGGTAAACGCCGAGACCGTCCCCTTCATGCAGGTCTACAAAGAGCGGCTGCCACAGGTATGGACACCGGAACTGCTGGAATGGGACATGTTCGACCTCATGGACGAGTATATGGAGACCGAGCCCTTCAAGGTATTCCAGGCATACATAGCCTGGATGTCAGGGGCTGCCGGCCATTTCGAAGGTATGGGCATACCCGCCTTCGAGAGCGTGGTAGCCTCCGTGCTCTACACTACGGGGGTCGTCCCCATGGGCGGCATACACGGCTACTACCATGCCCTCATCCGCTGCGCTATAGCCCATGGCGCAGTTTTTCGCACATGCTGCCCGGTGGATGAAATAATCGTAAAGAACGGTCGAGCCGTGGGGGTGCTCCTCAGGGATAATGCAGCCTGGGGCAACAAGGTCAT
- a CDS encoding LuxR C-terminal-related transcriptional regulator, with amino-acid sequence MTFGQRLRELRQAKSMTQRELAEKTGISFAYVSKLETGAMPPPRENNILALAKVLGANGADMDELFGLAKKMPSDLRKQVDPEMIRMLRSLKDGKGTSIQKVDTVQQQIMEQRTFTIQRPSSEEGLGECNETFRALFENSLDGIVILDSNLDVVYESPSAARILGYESGEFASKDTLSLLHPDDMSKTAHGLTKLVRTPGVTAYAQLRARHKDGTWHIVEAVAKNLIHVPAIKGVVIDYRDISGRSGEEGAWAERAVLAMAEEYLLTEREQRVLTLMAEGQSNPQIAEQLMVSPSTVRFHVSSIFHKLGVTSRTEAVALSLRRHIIL; translated from the coding sequence ATGACATTTGGGCAACGGCTAAGGGAACTGAGGCAAGCCAAGAGCATGACCCAAAGGGAACTCGCAGAAAAGACAGGGATTAGCTTCGCATATGTGAGTAAACTTGAAACGGGCGCCATGCCTCCACCGAGGGAAAATAACATCTTGGCCCTGGCCAAGGTACTTGGTGCGAACGGTGCCGACATGGATGAGCTATTCGGTCTTGCAAAGAAGATGCCGTCCGATTTGCGGAAACAAGTAGATCCCGAAATGATAAGGATGTTACGGTCACTTAAAGATGGCAAAGGGACAAGCATACAAAAAGTAGACACGGTGCAGCAACAGATTATGGAGCAAAGAACATTTACAATCCAGCGCCCATCCTCCGAGGAGGGCCTTGGCGAATGTAATGAAACATTTCGAGCGCTTTTCGAGAATTCTCTGGACGGCATCGTGATACTTGACAGTAACTTAGACGTCGTATATGAAAGCCCATCTGCCGCTCGGATCCTTGGCTATGAATCAGGAGAATTCGCTAGCAAGGATACACTTTCGCTTCTTCACCCAGATGATATGTCTAAAACAGCCCATGGGCTCACCAAACTGGTACGGACTCCTGGTGTTACTGCGTATGCACAGTTGCGTGCGAGGCACAAAGACGGTACATGGCACATAGTTGAAGCTGTCGCCAAGAACCTTATCCACGTTCCCGCTATAAAGGGCGTTGTTATTGACTACCGCGACATTAGCGGGCGTAGCGGAGAGGAAGGGGCATGGGCTGAACGCGCGGTTTTAGCGATGGCAGAGGAATACCTCCTGACGGAGAGGGAGCAAAGGGTTCTCACACTAATGGCAGAGGGGCAGAGCAACCCCCAAATAGCCGAGCAGCTGATGGTAAGCCCTTCCACAGTGAGGTTCCACGTTAGCAGCATATTTCACAAGCTTGGTGTTACCAGCCGTACAGAGGCAGTAGCTCTGTCACTGCGTCGCCATATAATCCTCTAG
- the surE gene encoding 5'/3'-nucleotidase SurE, with protein sequence MRKLRILVTNDDGFLARGLWDLARALREVGEVCIVAPDREQSAVGSSVTLHNPLRVKEIRSPIKDVKSYLVEGTPGDCVILALGHLLDKKIDMVFSGINEGSNLGDDVLLSGTVGAALHGYLKGITSVAISVGALKDVHFDAASRLAVVLAPLIADLPAGTFLNINLPNLPLEQIKGIEVTRLGRRSYSDEIQPGNDGKRDYYWIVRGTPVWQPEEGTDIWAFTNNKITITPLYNELTNLKVLSAIKDLPQALHQGLFNQG encoded by the coding sequence TTGAGAAAACTGAGAATACTGGTTACAAATGACGACGGATTTCTGGCCAGGGGGCTGTGGGATCTGGCCAGGGCGCTTCGTGAGGTTGGCGAGGTTTGCATTGTGGCCCCCGATAGGGAACAGAGCGCCGTAGGCAGCTCGGTAACGCTTCACAATCCGCTACGGGTAAAGGAGATACGATCCCCAATAAAGGATGTAAAGAGCTACCTAGTGGAGGGTACCCCCGGCGATTGTGTCATCCTGGCCCTGGGCCACCTGCTCGATAAAAAGATTGACATGGTGTTTTCCGGCATAAACGAGGGGTCAAATCTCGGCGACGATGTTCTCCTCTCTGGGACAGTGGGTGCTGCCCTCCACGGATACCTTAAGGGCATTACCTCGGTAGCCATATCGGTAGGGGCATTAAAGGATGTCCATTTTGATGCTGCGTCCCGGCTGGCAGTTGTCCTGGCACCACTCATAGCGGATTTACCCGCGGGGACCTTCCTGAATATAAACCTGCCCAACCTGCCTCTTGAACAGATCAAGGGTATAGAGGTTACCCGTCTGGGACGGCGAAGCTACAGCGATGAGATTCAGCCGGGGAATGATGGTAAGAGGGACTACTACTGGATCGTGCGCGGAACGCCGGTTTGGCAGCCGGAGGAGGGCACCGATATATGGGCGTTCACCAATAATAAGATTACCATAACCCCGCTTTACAATGAGCTGACAAACCTGAAGGTGCTCTCCGCCATAAAGGATTTGCCCCAGGCGCTCCACCAGGGGTTATTTAATCAAGGTTGA